In Nocardioides sp. InS609-2, a single genomic region encodes these proteins:
- a CDS encoding zinc-dependent metalloprotease: protein MGFTNDPTSPPPEEPEQNPFKGTPFEQLFSGAGGGAGFGGMDLSALMGQMQAMMQPHDGPINWNVAIDMARKAAAQQPDPSPTSRDKDAIADAMRLADHWLDSATDFPSGVTTTAAWSRAEWIVNTTDAWKVLVEPIASQAVESLGNALPEEARAMAGPLIGMLSQATGAMVASQVGSGLGALAGEVLGATDIGLPLSAPGVAALVPTNVAAFAGGLDVGDDDVLLYLALREAAHQRLFAAVPWLREHLIGAVTDYARGIQINTAGMEEQVRGLDLSNPAALQDAFEGGMFDLAQSPAQQAALQRLEITLALVEGWVDEVVGQATAERMPTAGKLQEAVRRRRAAGGPAEQTFASLVGLELRPRRLRDASTLWSSLRTRQGTEARDGVWMHPDLLPTAADLDDPLGFREDAAAPDSLTDEDFEAGLRDLLDGTGDDRPKE from the coding sequence ATGGGTTTCACGAATGATCCGACCAGTCCCCCGCCCGAAGAGCCTGAGCAGAATCCCTTCAAGGGCACCCCGTTCGAGCAGCTCTTCTCCGGTGCGGGCGGCGGCGCCGGGTTCGGCGGCATGGACCTCTCTGCCCTGATGGGCCAGATGCAGGCGATGATGCAGCCACACGACGGCCCCATCAACTGGAACGTCGCCATCGACATGGCGCGGAAGGCCGCGGCCCAGCAGCCCGACCCCTCCCCCACGTCCCGCGACAAGGACGCCATCGCCGATGCCATGCGGCTGGCCGACCACTGGCTGGACTCCGCGACCGACTTCCCGTCCGGCGTCACCACCACTGCGGCCTGGAGCCGCGCCGAGTGGATCGTCAACACAACCGACGCGTGGAAGGTGCTGGTCGAGCCGATCGCCAGCCAGGCCGTCGAGTCGCTCGGCAACGCGCTGCCCGAAGAGGCCCGCGCGATGGCCGGTCCACTGATCGGCATGCTGTCGCAGGCCACCGGCGCGATGGTGGCCAGCCAGGTCGGCTCCGGGCTCGGCGCCCTCGCCGGCGAGGTGCTCGGCGCCACCGACATCGGGCTGCCGCTCTCCGCGCCCGGTGTGGCCGCCCTGGTGCCGACCAACGTCGCTGCGTTCGCGGGCGGGCTCGACGTCGGCGATGACGACGTGCTCCTCTACCTCGCCCTGCGCGAGGCGGCGCACCAGCGCCTCTTCGCCGCTGTGCCGTGGCTGCGCGAGCACCTGATCGGTGCCGTCACCGACTACGCCCGTGGCATCCAGATCAACACCGCGGGGATGGAAGAACAGGTCCGCGGGCTCGACCTCAGCAATCCCGCGGCCCTGCAGGACGCCTTCGAGGGCGGCATGTTCGACCTCGCCCAGTCGCCCGCCCAGCAGGCCGCGCTGCAACGCCTCGAGATCACCCTCGCTCTCGTCGAGGGCTGGGTCGACGAGGTGGTGGGCCAGGCCACCGCCGAGCGGATGCCGACGGCCGGCAAGCTGCAGGAAGCAGTACGCCGACGCCGTGCGGCTGGCGGTCCGGCCGAGCAGACCTTCGCCTCGCTCGTCGGTCTCGAGCTGCGCCCACGCCGGCTGCGTGACGCCTCCACGTTGTGGAGCTCGCTGCGCACGCGCCAGGGCACCGAGGCACGCGACGGAGTGTGGATGCACCCCGACCTGCTGCCGACGGCGGCCGACCTCGACGACCCGCTCGGCTTCCGTGAGGATGCCGCCGCGCCCGACTCGCTCACCGACGAGGACTTCGAGGCAGGTCTGCGGGATCTCCTCGACGGCACCGGCGACGACCGTCCCAAGGAGTGA
- a CDS encoding NUDIX domain-containing protein, with product MTLHADALGALERWTPPSTDQIAHRNRFVAHLRAQPDGMTRASFPDHITAGTLVLSADLDHVLLNLHRKARRWFAFGGHCEPDDLTLLSAATREAAEESGIAGLDVDPVPVHLDEHTVGFCDPRGPVAHLDVRYTARAAADAVHGVSEESLDVGWWPVTELPELEPEMLTLIELSRARWAQRVS from the coding sequence GTGACGCTCCACGCCGACGCGCTCGGGGCGCTCGAGCGCTGGACCCCGCCGTCGACCGATCAGATCGCCCACCGCAACCGTTTCGTCGCCCACCTGCGCGCCCAGCCCGACGGGATGACCCGGGCGTCGTTCCCCGACCACATCACCGCCGGCACGCTGGTGCTGTCAGCGGACCTCGACCACGTGCTGCTCAACCTGCACCGCAAGGCGCGGCGCTGGTTCGCGTTCGGCGGCCACTGTGAACCCGATGACCTGACGCTCCTCTCCGCGGCAACGCGCGAGGCCGCCGAGGAGTCCGGGATCGCCGGGCTCGACGTCGACCCGGTGCCGGTGCATCTCGACGAGCACACGGTCGGGTTCTGCGACCCGCGCGGGCCGGTCGCCCATCTCGACGTGCGCTACACCGCGCGTGCTGCTGCGGACGCCGTACACGGGGTGAGTGAGGAGTCGCTCGACGTGGGCTGGTGGCCCGTCACGGAACTGCCCGAGCTGGAGCCGGAGATGCTGACGCTGATCGAGCTCTCGCGTGCGCGGTGGGCGCAGCGGGTCTCGTAG
- a CDS encoding M48 family metallopeptidase, translating to MTDQEPQVEVRRSSRRRRTVSAYRDGDRFVVMIPATMSKKDEASWVAKMVARLEKAEARKRPSDDQLMARARQLNDEIFGGLALPESVRWVVNQRSRWGSCTPGDRSIRLSERLQGMPTWVIDYVLVHELAHLLEPAHDANFWAWVDRFPRAERAKGYLIGWSASANMEPPDDGDPVD from the coding sequence ATGACCGACCAGGAGCCGCAGGTCGAGGTACGACGCTCGTCGCGCCGGCGCCGTACGGTCTCGGCATATCGCGACGGAGACCGCTTCGTGGTGATGATCCCAGCGACGATGAGCAAGAAGGACGAGGCCTCGTGGGTGGCCAAGATGGTCGCCCGTCTCGAGAAGGCGGAGGCCCGCAAGCGCCCCAGCGACGACCAGCTGATGGCCCGCGCCCGGCAGCTCAACGACGAGATCTTCGGCGGCCTCGCGCTGCCCGAATCGGTGCGCTGGGTGGTCAACCAGCGCTCACGCTGGGGTTCGTGCACGCCGGGCGACCGGTCGATCCGGTTGTCCGAACGGCTGCAGGGCATGCCGACCTGGGTGATCGACTACGTGCTCGTCCACGAGCTCGCCCACCTGCTCGAGCCCGCGCACGACGCGAACTTCTGGGCCTGGGTCGATCGCTTCCCAAGGGCCGAGCGCGCCAAGGGCTACCTCATCGGCTGGTCGGCCTCGGCCAACATGGAGCCGCCCGACGACGGCGACCCGGTCGACTGA
- a CDS encoding PHP domain-containing protein — translation MVDVASAGEPYDGGAVGALRRIAFLLERAREDTYKVKAFRAAAATVLALGDGLAAHVDAGTLTKMPGIGASTASVIAEAAQGRLPERLARLEREHGGPVTEGGVTLRAALRGDLHSHSDWSDGGSPIEEMAFTAIELGHDYLVLTDHSPRLTVAHGLSAERLARQLDVVDAVNTHLGGAFTLLKGIEVDILDNGDLDQTDEMLARLDLRVASVHSKLKMEQAAMTRRMIGAITNPRMNVLGHCTGRLVTGNRGTRGQSQFDAKAVFEACAEHDVAVEINSRPERRDPPTKLLELARDIGCLFSIDSDAHAPGQLDFLPYGCERAEAAGIEADRVVNTWPRDRLLAWAAGGSS, via the coding sequence TTGGTCGACGTAGCCAGTGCCGGAGAGCCGTACGACGGCGGTGCCGTGGGCGCCTTGCGCCGGATCGCGTTTCTGCTGGAGCGCGCCCGAGAGGACACCTACAAGGTGAAGGCGTTCCGCGCGGCTGCAGCGACGGTGCTTGCGCTGGGTGACGGGCTCGCCGCGCACGTCGACGCAGGCACGCTCACCAAGATGCCCGGTATCGGCGCCAGCACCGCGTCGGTCATCGCCGAGGCGGCGCAGGGACGACTGCCCGAGCGGCTGGCCCGCCTCGAGCGCGAGCACGGTGGGCCGGTGACCGAGGGTGGCGTGACGCTGCGGGCCGCCCTGCGTGGCGACCTGCACTCGCACTCCGACTGGTCTGACGGCGGCTCGCCCATCGAGGAGATGGCGTTCACGGCGATCGAGCTCGGTCACGACTACCTCGTGCTCACCGACCACTCGCCCCGGCTCACCGTCGCCCACGGCCTCAGCGCCGAGCGGCTGGCCCGCCAGCTCGACGTCGTCGACGCCGTCAACACCCATCTGGGTGGGGCATTCACCCTGCTGAAGGGCATCGAGGTCGACATCCTCGACAACGGTGACCTCGACCAGACCGACGAGATGCTGGCCCGCCTCGACCTGCGGGTGGCCAGCGTGCACTCGAAGCTGAAGATGGAGCAGGCCGCGATGACCCGCCGGATGATCGGTGCGATCACCAACCCCCGGATGAACGTGCTCGGCCACTGCACCGGCCGGCTCGTCACCGGCAACCGCGGCACCCGCGGGCAGAGCCAGTTCGATGCCAAGGCGGTGTTCGAGGCCTGCGCCGAGCACGACGTCGCGGTCGAGATCAACTCCCGTCCCGAGCGCCGCGACCCGCCGACCAAGCTGCTCGAGCTCGCTCGCGACATCGGCTGCTTGTTCTCGATCGACAGCGACGCGCATGCGCCCGGCCAGCTCGACTTCCTGCCCTACGGCTGCGAACGCGCCGAGGCCGCCGGCATCGAGGCAGACCGGGTCGTCAACACGTGGCCGCGCGACCGGCTGCTCGCCTGGGCGGCTGGTGGGTCGTCATGA
- a CDS encoding enoyl-CoA hydratase-related protein — MADHDYAHLRLERPSDGVVLITLDNPDQRNAMSDDMTRSWVEAIDAIATDRTVRAVVVTGQGSAFCSGGNTNWISSEPEATVDELRERMMPFYRAWLSIRRLEVPTIAAVNGHAIGAGLCLALACDIRYAAAGARLGAPFVKLGMHAGMAGTYLLPDVVGRAAARDLLLTGRLVGADEALTLGLVSRVIAPEGFLDDVLATAAGIAGTAPIASRLTKLALAGSGHVDLEACLQWEALAQPVTLATADLQEGVAAAREKRAPVFGGR, encoded by the coding sequence ATGGCTGACCACGACTACGCACATCTGCGTCTCGAGCGACCCTCCGACGGCGTCGTACTCATCACTCTCGACAACCCCGACCAGCGCAACGCGATGTCTGACGACATGACGCGTTCGTGGGTCGAGGCCATCGACGCGATCGCCACCGACCGCACGGTGCGCGCGGTCGTCGTGACGGGCCAGGGCAGTGCGTTCTGCTCTGGCGGCAACACGAACTGGATCTCGAGCGAACCCGAGGCGACCGTCGACGAGCTGCGCGAGCGGATGATGCCGTTCTACCGCGCGTGGTTGTCGATCCGGCGGCTCGAGGTGCCGACGATCGCCGCGGTCAACGGGCACGCCATCGGCGCCGGGCTGTGCCTGGCCCTTGCCTGCGACATCCGGTACGCCGCGGCGGGGGCTCGCCTGGGCGCGCCCTTCGTCAAGCTCGGCATGCACGCCGGCATGGCCGGCACCTACCTGCTGCCCGACGTGGTCGGCCGCGCCGCGGCACGTGACCTCCTGCTGACCGGGCGGCTGGTCGGGGCTGACGAGGCGCTGACCTTGGGTCTGGTGTCGCGCGTGATCGCGCCCGAGGGATTCCTGGACGACGTGCTGGCCACTGCCGCCGGCATCGCGGGCACCGCGCCGATCGCCAGCCGGCTCACCAAGCTGGCGCTGGCCGGCAGCGGGCACGTCGACCTCGAGGCCTGCCTTCAGTGGGAAGCGCTGGCGCAGCCCGTCACGCTGGCGACCGCCGACCTGCAGGAAGGCGTCGCGGCCGCGCGTGAAAAGCGGGCGCCCGTCTTCGGCGGCCGCTGA
- a CDS encoding DUF5679 domain-containing protein, with product MAETWSGEFYCVKCKEKREAEGEVKVNDKGTRMAKGVCPVCGTNLNRILGKG from the coding sequence ATGGCGGAGACCTGGAGCGGCGAGTTCTACTGCGTGAAGTGCAAGGAAAAGCGTGAGGCAGAGGGTGAAGTCAAGGTCAATGACAAGGGCACCCGGATGGCCAAGGGTGTCTGCCCCGTCTGCGGCACGAACCTGAACCGCATTCTCGGCAAGGGGTAA
- a CDS encoding WhiB family transcriptional regulator produces MTISVLDRVSEELQTQAPCRINDPDLWFAESPIDVEHAKALCQDCPVQAMCLDNALERREPWGVWGGELFLQGVVIPRKRPRGRPRKNTDDGVAA; encoded by the coding sequence ATGACCATCAGTGTTCTCGACCGCGTATCGGAAGAACTCCAGACGCAGGCACCGTGTCGCATCAACGACCCGGACCTGTGGTTCGCCGAATCGCCCATCGACGTGGAGCACGCCAAGGCCCTGTGCCAGGACTGCCCGGTCCAGGCGATGTGCCTCGACAACGCACTCGAACGGCGTGAGCCGTGGGGTGTCTGGGGCGGCGAGCTCTTCCTGCAAGGCGTGGTGATCCCGCGCAAGCGCCCACGCGGTCGACCCCGCAAGAACACCGACGACGGGGTGGCTGCCTGA
- a CDS encoding ATP-dependent DNA helicase UvrD2 codes for MPTTDDLLAALDPEQRLVAETLRGPVRVLAGAGTGKTRAITHRIAHGVATGIYAPTEVLALSFTTRAAGEMRGRLRVLGASGVQARTFHSAALRQLRFFWPRLHGNELPTLIESKLGILSTAVRRRRLTTDQALLRDLASEIEWAKVSNVSPHDYARIAPQRARSVGDVAPEVVAGVFESYEETKREQGRMDMEDVLLFTAGMLADDARVAAQVRQQYKWFVVDEFQDVSPIQYALLDLWLGGRDELCVVGDPAQTIYSFAGAQASYLRDFATRFPETASIDLVRNYRSTPEIVGFANQILAGTPSQGVQLVAQRPTGPTVVAQACPDEVAEGQHVADRIAELRAAGTPASEIAVLFRINAQSEAYEDALAVRGIPYVIRGARRFFDRPEVRQAVTMLRGTARGGQSADEPLVDIVRATLGGMGWSTEAPTSRGQTRDRWESLQALVDQAVEYAAADPLDLGGFVDELDRRASEQHAPVADGVTLATLHAAKGLEWDAVFLCGMQEGTLPIIYAESLAEIEEERRLLYVGITRARRELSISWSAARNPGGRASRKPSRFLDGVLTDSRTVHSKGQNVPGARRNRKAVHCRECGKPLDTAAQKKVGRCADCPASYDEALFEALRTWRRERASDDEVPPYVVFTDATLQLIAEHKPSTDAGLLKIAGVGPTKLEKYGSEVLALLV; via the coding sequence GTGCCCACCACTGACGACCTGCTCGCGGCGCTCGATCCCGAGCAGCGCCTCGTCGCCGAGACGTTGCGCGGTCCGGTGCGCGTGCTCGCGGGCGCGGGCACGGGCAAGACCCGCGCGATCACCCACCGCATCGCGCACGGCGTCGCCACCGGCATCTATGCGCCGACCGAGGTGCTGGCGCTGTCGTTCACAACGCGTGCGGCCGGCGAGATGCGCGGCCGCCTCCGGGTGCTGGGCGCTTCCGGTGTGCAGGCCCGCACGTTCCACTCGGCCGCACTGCGGCAGCTGCGGTTCTTCTGGCCGCGGCTCCACGGCAACGAGCTGCCGACGCTGATCGAGTCCAAGCTGGGCATCCTCTCCACGGCCGTGCGCCGACGGCGGCTGACCACCGACCAGGCGCTGCTGCGCGACCTGGCCTCCGAGATCGAGTGGGCCAAGGTCAGCAACGTCTCGCCGCACGACTACGCCCGCATCGCCCCGCAGCGCGCACGGAGCGTCGGAGACGTCGCGCCCGAGGTGGTGGCCGGCGTCTTCGAGTCCTACGAGGAGACCAAGCGTGAGCAGGGCCGGATGGACATGGAGGACGTCCTCCTGTTCACCGCAGGCATGCTCGCCGACGACGCGCGCGTCGCTGCCCAGGTGCGCCAGCAGTACAAGTGGTTCGTCGTCGACGAGTTCCAGGACGTCTCGCCCATCCAGTACGCCCTCCTCGACCTGTGGCTCGGCGGCCGCGACGAGCTGTGCGTGGTGGGTGATCCCGCCCAGACGATCTACTCCTTCGCAGGTGCACAGGCGTCCTACCTACGCGACTTCGCGACCCGCTTCCCCGAGACGGCGTCGATCGATCTGGTCCGCAACTACCGCTCCACGCCCGAGATCGTCGGCTTCGCCAACCAGATCCTGGCCGGCACCCCGAGCCAGGGTGTCCAGCTCGTGGCCCAGCGCCCGACCGGTCCGACCGTGGTGGCGCAGGCGTGTCCCGACGAGGTGGCCGAGGGCCAGCACGTCGCCGACCGCATCGCCGAGCTCCGCGCCGCGGGCACGCCGGCGTCGGAGATCGCGGTGCTCTTCCGCATCAACGCCCAGTCCGAGGCCTACGAGGACGCGCTCGCCGTCCGCGGCATCCCCTACGTCATCCGCGGCGCCCGCCGCTTCTTCGACCGGCCCGAGGTGCGCCAGGCCGTGACGATGCTGCGCGGCACGGCGCGCGGCGGGCAGTCCGCCGACGAGCCGCTGGTCGATATCGTCCGGGCCACGCTGGGTGGCATGGGCTGGTCGACCGAGGCGCCCACGAGCAGGGGCCAGACCCGCGACCGGTGGGAGTCGCTGCAAGCGCTGGTCGACCAGGCCGTCGAGTACGCCGCCGCCGACCCTCTCGACCTCGGTGGCTTCGTCGACGAGCTCGACCGGCGCGCCTCCGAGCAGCACGCCCCGGTGGCCGACGGCGTCACCCTCGCGACGCTGCACGCCGCCAAGGGCCTCGAGTGGGACGCAGTGTTCCTGTGCGGCATGCAGGAGGGCACCCTGCCGATCATCTACGCCGAGTCTCTCGCCGAGATCGAGGAGGAGCGCCGCCTGCTCTACGTCGGCATCACCCGTGCCCGCCGCGAGCTCTCCATCTCGTGGTCGGCCGCCCGCAACCCCGGTGGCCGCGCCAGTCGCAAGCCGTCACGCTTCCTCGACGGCGTGCTCACCGATTCACGAACGGTTCACAGCAAAGGCCAAAACGTCCCCGGTGCCCGCCGCAACCGCAAGGCCGTGCACTGCCGCGAGTGTGGCAAGCCCCTGGACACCGCGGCCCAGAAGAAGGTCGGCCGGTGTGCCGACTGCCCGGCGTCCTACGACGAGGCGCTGTTCGAGGCGCTGCGCACGTGGCGGCGTGAGCGGGCCAGCGACGACGAGGTGCCGCCGTACGTCGTGTTCACCGACGCGACCCTCCAGCTGATCGCCGAGCACAAGCCCAGCACCGATGCGGGCCTGCTCAAGATCGCCGGGGTGGGGCCCACGAAGCTCGAGAAGTACGGCTCCGAGGTGCTCGCTCTGCTGGTCTGA
- a CDS encoding mycoredoxin translates to MSETFTMYSTPWCGYCQRLKGQLDREGIPFEMVDIEQVPEAVAIVEKANNGNQTVPTLVYSDGSAQTNPSLIQIKDKLASLA, encoded by the coding sequence ATGAGCGAAACCTTCACGATGTACTCCACCCCGTGGTGCGGCTACTGCCAGCGCCTCAAGGGCCAGCTCGACCGCGAAGGCATCCCCTTCGAGATGGTCGACATCGAGCAGGTGCCAGAGGCCGTCGCGATCGTCGAGAAGGCCAACAACGGCAACCAGACCGTCCCGACGCTGGTCTACTCCGACGGCTCTGCGCAGACGAACCCGTCGCTGATCCAGATCAAGGACAAGCTCGCTTCGCTGGCGTGA
- the nudC gene encoding NAD(+) diphosphatase codes for MTTQDTSDRSTSLPHLALSAHAHNREGMLRTDDDWLAARWADPTTKVLVVSGTLIRPVEGAVSWVASADAPDDGVRVLLGERDGVTRFALLCDPTTVPGEPEEWVSLRGVFRHLAEGGRDEAPLLFHAIGLAEWHWATKFCPRCGGKLESRHAGHELVCTSCGKPQFPRTDPAVIMAVTFGEPGSPDERILLGRQSLWPAGRWSTLAGFVEPGETFEDAVRREVMEEVGTPVGEVAYFGNQPWPLPASLMVGFMARATSDRIDVDGAEIEEARWFTREQLIADAAAGRVVVPQSVSISSSLLEHWVGQSLAGGW; via the coding sequence GTGACCACCCAGGACACCAGCGACCGCAGCACCAGCCTTCCGCACCTGGCCCTCTCGGCCCACGCGCACAACCGCGAAGGCATGCTGCGCACCGACGACGACTGGCTGGCGGCTCGCTGGGCCGACCCGACCACGAAGGTGCTGGTCGTCTCGGGCACCTTGATCCGACCGGTCGAAGGGGCTGTCTCGTGGGTCGCGTCGGCCGACGCGCCAGACGACGGCGTCCGCGTGCTGCTGGGGGAGCGAGACGGCGTCACCCGGTTCGCGCTGCTCTGTGACCCGACGACGGTGCCGGGGGAGCCGGAGGAATGGGTCAGCCTGCGCGGGGTCTTCAGGCATCTCGCCGAGGGTGGCCGGGACGAAGCACCGTTGCTCTTCCACGCGATCGGCCTGGCCGAGTGGCACTGGGCGACGAAGTTCTGTCCGCGTTGCGGCGGCAAGCTCGAGTCCCGCCATGCCGGGCACGAGCTCGTGTGTACGTCGTGCGGCAAGCCGCAGTTCCCGCGCACCGACCCGGCCGTGATCATGGCCGTCACGTTCGGTGAGCCCGGGTCGCCCGACGAGCGGATCCTGCTCGGCCGCCAGTCGCTGTGGCCCGCGGGCCGCTGGTCGACACTGGCCGGCTTCGTCGAGCCGGGCGAGACGTTCGAGGACGCCGTGCGCCGCGAGGTGATGGAGGAGGTCGGCACCCCGGTCGGCGAGGTGGCCTACTTCGGCAACCAGCCCTGGCCGCTGCCCGCCAGCCTGATGGTCGGCTTCATGGCCCGGGCGACGAGCGACCGGATCGACGTCGACGGCGCCGAGATCGAGGAGGCCCGGTGGTTCACCCGCGAGCAGCTGATCGCCGACGCGGCGGCCGGCAGGGTCGTCGTACCGCAGAGCGTGTCGATCTCGTCGTCGCTGCTCGAGCACTGGGTCGGCCAGTCACTGGCCGGCGGCTGGTAG
- the deoD gene encoding purine-nucleoside phosphorylase — translation MSTHIGAAAGDIAPTVLMPGDPLRAKWIAETFLDDARCYSQVRGMYGYTGTWRGQPVSVQGSGMGQPSLAIYAHELFTEYDVQSVIRVGSCGALTEKIAIRDVVIASAACTDSSMNTHRFHGYDYAPVADFGLLRAAYDAAVALGIDPHVGLIFSSDSFYSPRVELMAPMVEHGVLAVEMEASALYTLAANHGRRALAICTVSDHIVTGEETTSQEREQTFGAMVDIALTAALA, via the coding sequence ATGAGCACCCACATCGGCGCCGCCGCCGGCGATATCGCACCCACCGTCCTGATGCCCGGCGACCCCCTGCGCGCGAAGTGGATCGCCGAGACGTTCCTCGACGACGCCCGCTGCTACAGCCAGGTGCGCGGCATGTACGGCTACACCGGCACCTGGCGCGGCCAGCCCGTCTCGGTCCAGGGCTCCGGCATGGGCCAGCCGTCGCTGGCGATCTACGCCCACGAGCTGTTCACGGAGTACGACGTGCAGTCGGTCATCCGGGTCGGCTCGTGCGGCGCGCTCACCGAGAAGATCGCCATCCGCGACGTCGTCATCGCCTCGGCCGCGTGCACCGACTCGTCGATGAACACGCACCGCTTCCACGGCTACGACTACGCCCCGGTCGCCGACTTCGGCCTGCTGAGGGCGGCGTACGACGCGGCGGTCGCCCTCGGGATCGACCCGCACGTCGGGCTGATCTTCTCGAGCGACTCGTTCTACTCACCGCGCGTCGAGCTGATGGCGCCGATGGTCGAGCACGGCGTGCTGGCGGTGGAGATGGAGGCGAGCGCGCTCTACACGCTGGCCGCGAATCACGGTCGGCGTGCGCTGGCGATCTGCACTGTCTCCGACCACATCGTCACCGGCGAGGAGACGACATCGCAGGAGCGGGAGCAGACGTTCGGCGCGATGGTGGACATCGCGCTCACTGCTGCGCTGGCCTGA